The proteins below are encoded in one region of Chaetodon trifascialis isolate fChaTrf1 chromosome 11, fChaTrf1.hap1, whole genome shotgun sequence:
- the sdr39u1 gene encoding epimerase family protein SDR39U1: MRVLIGGGSGFVGRELSRLLKDKGHEVTVISRQPGPGKITWGELESNGLPPCEGAVNLAGENLMNPLRWWNESYKKDLFSSRIDTTKTLARAISASSSPPRSWVLVSGVACYKPSLTAQYTEDSEWTPFDLLSRLVKEWEASALLPDDVAKTTKQVVIRPGAVLGRDGGAMKQMLLPFWLGLGGTLGSGSQPFPWIHVSDLAGIIVHALESPAAADAPSPSPQVFNGVAPALNTNYEFTKEMGRVLRRPTIFPVPGFVLNTLMGSERAVVLVQGQNVIPKRTQEAGFQYKYPDLKSALKQIVGS; the protein is encoded by the exons ATGAGAGTATTAATAG GAGGGGGATCTGGCTTTGTGGGCCGTGAGCTGAGTCGCCTGCTCAAAGATAAAGGTCATGAAGTTACAGTGATATCTCGACAGCCTGGTCCAGGAAAGATAACATGG GGTGAGTTGGAGTCTAACGGGCTTCCACCATGTGAGGGCGCTGTCAACTTAGCTGGAGAGAACCTGATGAACCCGCTACGATG GTGGAATGAAAGCTACAAAAAGGATCTGTTCTCCAGTCGTATCGACACTACCAAAACTCTCGCTCGAGCCATTTCTGCTTCCTCGAGTCCTCCTCGCTCCTGGGTCCTGGTTTCAGGTGTAG CTTGTTACAAGCCCAGTCTGACAGCTCAGTACACAGAAGACAGTGAATGGACTCCATTTGACCTCCTCTCCAGACTTGTGAAGGAGTGGGAGGCCTCTGCACTTCTTCCTGACGATGTGGCAAAAACCACCAAACAAGTTGTCATCAGGCCTG GGGCAGTACTGGGCCGCGATGGTGGTGCCATGAAGCAGATGCTGCTGCCTTTCTGGCTCGGCCTCGGGGGCACTCTGGGGTCCGGAAGTCAGCCGTTTCCCTGGATCCACGTCTCGGACCTGGCGGGGATCATCGTCCACGCCCTGGAATCCCCCGCTGCTGCCGACGCTCCCTCCCCTTCACCACAAGTGTTCAACGGCGTCGCGCCTGCTCTGAACACCAACTACGAGTTCACGAAAGAGATGGGCCGGGTCCTGAGGAGACCCACCATTTTTCCTGTGCCTGGCTTCGTCTTGAACACCTTAATGGGCTCTGAGAGGGCCGTGGTCCTCGTGCAGGGCCAGAATGTCATACCAAAGAGGACTCAAGAGGCCGGATTTCAGTACAAGTACCCGGACTTGAAATCAGCCCTGAAACAGATTGTTGGCAGTTAA